AGCGACCCGTATACTTAGATCCTTGTTTATAACTTGCATTTAGTACAAGTGTTGCAAATAGTAACAATTCGTGGCGAATCATCCTAGCAAAAGGATGAAGTGAGGCCTTATACAGATTCTTGATACCATAAAGCACACATTTCgtgaaaatttttaataAAAAGTCACTTTGAAATAGCGTTCCTTCGAAATGGGAAGCAAAGAATTTAATAACATGAAGATGTGGTTGCATGGCTTGGGATGCATTTTTTGCGTCTCTGTTGATACCAGCTTTGTCATAAGGAGAATACTccattttttggtattCCTCACCCTTAATGTCATGGTCACGAGAATAAAGGCCGACTTTATCATCAATGGAGCGCATCCAACAGTAACATACGTCAACTAAAAGAAGATGTGCAACTTCTGGCTTCTCAGTTATGATTGTTAGCCATACATTTGTAGCAATCTTTAAAGAGGCGGAAGTGAAAACCTCGAAGGGAATATGGACGATATCATATATCAATGACGCAGGTGCACCATTGCCAAGAATTAACAAAGCGGTAGACATATCGAGAAAATCGGTGACGTCCTTAGTAACGATCCTATGTCCTAGGGTtaagttttttcttatgtTTTGGGTAGATATAGTTATTTGCCTTTTTATGTCCTCTGGTGATGAAGTTATAGCAGTAtcaaaaagatattttgATCTCCAAGAGTGTAAAGATATGAACCCAGATATTGTGTTCGGTTTCTCTGGACCATAATATGTCAGTCTTGATAACTCCTTATCTGCGGGTAAAATCGAGCCTGCCATATCCATGGCAAACGAGACGCCAAATTCAACAGAATTCAATCTACTGTACTCGCCTAGGTCAGATATGTATGACTGTAGTAAAATCTTGGTGTCCTGATTACTTCTATTCAATAATATTCTTACCCATTCTTTCGCTGACTTGTGCAATCTTGACAACGTTGCAGTACGCCATGAAGATGAACTTGGAACCAATATCGTTGTCCGGGAATGTTTTAACTTAAATTCATAGCGTGGTTCGAATTTATGGGCCTCTGAATCCAAGATACTGTCAAACAGGGCAGTCAACATGTCTAATAAGGTGTACAGAGACAAATGGTGACATAACGAAGATGGAATGGATCTAACAAATATTTCACAAGCATGAAAAGCGGCGTCCTGCAAAGTCGGCTCCCTATGAGAAAGACAGAGTAACAAGTTATTAAGTTGTTGAGCAATCATCTTAGAGTTGAATATGGCATCATTACCCCTTTGAATTAGTCTAGCATATTTTCTGATCATAGAAACCGACAGAACTGCTAtacatttttcaattgaacCAGAAAGAATAGAAGGGTCTGAGAAATACAATAACGTCTTCGAACAATCACCTGCCTCACATCTTATTGTTTCTAAGAGGGCAGCAGCCGCCAAAAACATGATTTTGGAGGATGAAGTGGTCCTATACTGAACAATATTTGTATTAAAATATTCAGTTATTTGTTGCTTTTGTTGcttgatgttttcattaGAGGAACCACGACGCAAAATTGTATTCATTTCCAGAGAAAGCTCCTTGTTATTAGCTGGAAAATCGGAAGCTAGGGGAGGCGAATTATAGGCGATAGTTAATAGAgcagaaaaattttctttgacaatTGGCCCCCCCAAGTGGTACCCATGAATAACGAAATTGAACCAAGCGTTTCTAAACTTGTTTGTAGTGGCTTCATCTTTGCTGATGTCTAAGGGAGTACTACCTGGAACAGGCAATAGAGTGGCAAGTGGTTCTAAATATGTAGCGATTTGATCAGCAACACGAGAGATTTCCGTCTGAGGCCTGTGATGTTCTAATCGTTCTACTTCCCCACTAGAAATAATTGAGTCTAATATATCGTGAAGATACATAAAATAGAGAtcacttgaaaaatgacTGGCCAACAATTCCTTTGATATTACACATTTTGCTTCAATGATAGTTTTCAGTAGgtcatcgtcatcaatTTTGGTTGCGAAGACAGTTCTCgacttgaaaaactttagcaaaagagaaaactCTGTCACCGAAGTATTTGGAGCCAATCTTGCCAGAGAGTTCAAAATAACATTGTCGAACTCCTTAGACATAGAATTAACTTTCTGTGTGAGAATAGAGATAGTTAAGGCTGTAATGCTTTGGGTGTTATAATATGACGCAATGGTTGTAGTTGCAGCCACACAATTAGAGATTAAAGAGGCGTGATATGTCATAGTGGTCCCACTATTTACATCATGTGACGAAGGCTGATCCACAGTCGTGTTTCCAAGCGGAGCACCGGCACCATTCAAATTAACAAATGAATTTCTCGGAGGTAAGTAGTCTTTTtcgatattttttcccGACGTTATTGTTAATTGACGTTCACGAAGCACTGGAGCTGGAGACCCATCTTCCGAAACAGCTAGTAAGTTGTTCATGGAATAAATTGTACTAACAATTGCATCTTCATTTAGGGGATACAACCCTGTAGTAAATAATTTTGCAACATCGTTCACTGTTTCGGCCGTGATGTGTGGAGATGCCACTAACAGGGGAAACATACGAATGAGGGTTAATGATAACTCTTCCGTGAAAAAGTTCAGCAGTGAGGCGGAAGCCACGACCGCCTTTGTCAACGATGGTGTAACAACATCAGATAAGAAGAACTTATCAATAGATTCAGAAACGACTTTTGTAAACATTTCGAAAAGTTTGCTTTCTGTATCTTCGATGAATGGAATTAGACAAAGTGTTTGTAAGTAGTAAGCTCGAgtatcaaaagaaaacctTGCACGATTGTCCGTAGACAAGTCAAGGATATGAGATTCAGAGCAAAATTGCACAGAAAGTTTACACACGTCTgtaaaaaattgtttattctttcttacGTTGATAAAAAACTCATCAATTCCCTTTGAATCGGCATCTATCTCAGTTGCTTCTTGATCAAATTTATAAAATTGGTACTGCTGTCTTAGCAGGAATTCACTCAGATCAGCACTAACATCTGGAGTGTGTAGCAGGTGAGATATTAGAGAAACTTGTAAGTGAGATATCAGTTCTAACAGGTAAGCAGCAGAtagttcattttcagcaTCATAGTACTGTACAATTGAATCATTAGTAAATGTTGTTGAGGAATTAAGAATTTTCTCAacttcattcaaaaatgttcCATGAAGTACAAGTTTCTCCAACTCTTTCCAGGTGAATTTAGTTAGTTCTGTAGAGCCAGGAAACCGGATAAATGCATTAATAAATCCGATTAATGATAGCAATCCGGACTGCTTAGTAGTAAAGACCTTTAATACGCGTTCAAGGTAAAGGGATATGATACCGCATATAGTTTCATAAAGGACAGGATGTTGTTCACAGGCATGAATCATGAACTTGGTCAATTGAAAAGTTAGCAATTCGATTGGATTTCTTAACTGTTTTAATTTGAATCTTGATGACAGAACATCTGAAATTCTTTGTCTTGGAGCTTCCAGAAAGTAGGGCGCAATGATTTCCTTGAGCATTTTTTCTACCAAATGGAGTGTAGTAGGGATGGCAGTACAGAGTGAAGTTAGCACTTCCCATTCGCTTACCGTAAGTGGTATAGTATATATCTTCGATGTGTTCGTGGAGTAGAAAATGGGTAGGGTGCGAGTTACCAAATCCAGCGTTGTACCATCACTGCTTTGGTCATCTAAGGCACTCGTGGAAAATTTAGTTAATTTACCAATAGCCTTCGCTCTCAAAGACGAAGAGGCCGTCACTCCTCTTGTAAATCTCATCTCCCCTGAACGAGTGGCGCTTTCGATTGTTGTCCTTTTCTCTCACTCCATCAACAACGGTTATTAATGTTGAGTATGTTTTTCTCATAGTTCGAACGTCTTCGcagtatttttgaaaaatactatTAACGTGCGTTTGGTTTGCGCGTGCCGTTTGATGATTTCAGCCAAGAGGTAGAAATGGAATACAAGATTACTCGAACCCTGTCATTAACACCATCAAAAACTAGCAAgagaatatataataaggCAAATAGGATGGTACGTAAGTGAAGCTTTTATATTTCTGCTTATCCTCTGCAGATTCAGCGCTTAATGATACTAACAAAAACTTTTGGAGAGTGAGAATGTATATACGTACTGAATATATGTATCTCTGACTTCGTTCAAATAGTTGAAATTACGCCaattacaaaagaaaaagcaaaaagagaatgaaGGGAATACTTCCATGGAACCTCATTTATCGGCAGCTAGGATTCGATTAAAGAGAGATCTTGATTCGTTGGACCTCCCACCTACAGTAACGTTGAATGTAATAACCCCGCCAGATAGCACCGATAGGATGCAATCACCTAAATTAGAGGTAACTGTAAGCCCTGATGAAGGGTACTATAATCATGGATCTATTAATTTCGGTTTGGATTTCAACGAGGTTTATCCGATCGAACCACCAAAAGTGGCatgtttgaagaagattttccATCCAAATATTGATTTAAAGGGAAACGTTTGCCTAAATATACTCCGAGAAGACTGGTCACCAGCCCTGGATCTGCAAAGCATTATTACCGggcttcttttcttgttcttagAGCCTAATCCTAATGATCCCTTAAATAAGGATGCAGCAAAGCTATTCTgtcaaaatgaaaaaaaatttgccGAAATTGTAAGATCTACCATGTCTGGAGGTTCAGTTAACCAGGTGCAATACGATGACGTCGCTTCTCGTTGACTCAGGCCCAATGTGGTTTCCCGGTAGGTGCATTGTAGATAAATAATAAGATTATAGATTATTTTCAGATATTAAGTGAGCTGTCACATAGGTGACGCCTGGTCCCTATTTCGTAGAGACAATCTTTTCATAGTCAACTATGCTGTTCTACCTAGATTAcaaattgtatttttcaacttggaaGTTAgagttcaaaatattcaagtATTATCTCgagattttctttccaagcAAGATTGCACATCTTTTACTATGAAAGCCATAGTGTTGCAAGTTTACTGGGAGACatggtgaagaagatgacatATTTTTACAGTAaaggatttgaaaaaaggatgGTAAAGAATACTGTTGCAGGTTGCATGAGTATCCACGTATTGAAGGCAAGACTTTCTTCGTTAATGGCGTCCaatccaaatttttttagtatCTTTTGAGAAGAGGTTTTGTCCAATATGTCTGGAagcagtttcaaaaatcaatttgttcaaaacGTCGCATTTTTCCGACCCGCCGTCATTCGATCAcaagtgaagaaaaatgctTCCAGTAAATATAGTTTGCTTTTGTGTTTGAAAGACTAACAATTTTGGGAAAATAAACTCTCGAAGGTGACTTAAGGCAAATAGCAACATAGGACTGAAATAAATTATCAAGTCACTCTcacagaagaagaaaagaatatgaaaaaatataatataataaactGTGCGCTGTTAGCAGGATTTTTTCTCGAAAATGGCGAGTGTTTGGCTTCAAAGGGAAGCACTGCGTTAATTGGGGAGGAAGATATGCAAACGCCTTTTCCAGAATGGTTAGCAGAATTTACTAATCTTACTCAATGGCCCGGACTTGACCCACCTTATGTTCCACTAGATTATATAGATCTTACTGAGGTACCAGAATTCGATAGGTACTACCCTGGTGAGTGCCCAAATATTTCCAGAGAGCAGTGCTCTTTTGACTGTTACAATTGTGTTGATGTTGACGATGTAACTTCATGTTTCAAACTCTCCCAAACATTTGACGATGGTCCGGCCCCGGCAACGGAAGCACTACTCGAGAAATTGAGACACAGAACCACTTTTTTCGTTCTAGGAATAAACACCGTTAATTATCCCGACATTTATGAGCACATCTTGGAGAGGGGCCATTTACTTGGTTCTCATACGTGGTCACATGAATTTTTGCCAAGTTTATCAAATGAGGAAATTGTGGCCCAAATCGAATGGTCAATTTGGGCAATGAATGCCACAGGGAATCACTTTCCTAAATATTTCAGACCCCCATATGGTGCCATTGATAACAGAGTCAGGGCCATAATTAAACAATTTGGCTTAACGGTTGTTTTATGGGATCTTGATACTTTTGATTGGAAATTAATTACAAATGATCAATTTAGAACAGAGGAGCAAATACTCGAAGATATAGAGGTCTGGAAGGAACAAGAGAACGGCTTGATTTTAGAGCATGATGGTGCACACAGGACTGTTGATGTCGCgatcaaaatcaatgagTTAATTGGTAATGATCAATTGACCATTGCGGAATGTATTGGCGATGTAGACTACATTGAACGCTATAATTAAAGGCAGATACTAAAATGCTGAGGGAAACTTTCTGAGAGATAAACGtttttatagatttttGATCTTTTAAATAGTATTACACTCACTTGAATAAGAAAgtattttttaatatatTATTTCAAAGTAAAAAATATGTATTAGATTTAGGgacatatataaaatcatatatatatcgATGCTTGAATGTATAAAAAGAAGGGGAAAAGAGCGTCAAATAGGAACAATCACTACTAACAATGCGGCCGTCACGTTAAGTAAGGATATATTTTCGAAAAGGTATAcatcttgaatattttcgTTTCTAAAAACATTGTACATCAACCTTTAAGAGTTGGTAAACTTATTCATCACATATTAGTTCGAATCAAACTTTCACGTGTTCCGATACAGTCTCTACCTCTTCGTTATCGGTGCAAATAACAATTGGCTTATCATGTACAGTTTTAGAAACTGGGGAATATCCCTTCAGACTTGCAATATTGTTGACAGTAGTCATTCTACGACATTGAGTAATACCAGGCTCCTTTATAACTGGGATAGTTGTTGAAGGAGGTGAGCTCTTTGGAGTAAAACTTTTGGAGGTTAATCTTAAATTCTTGGTGATCATCGATATAGTTCTTAGTGTCATTTTTGATGCTGTCGTGTTATAGTGTAGTtgcttcaatttcttctgtATTTACTTCTTGGAAGTTTTCTTACtgcttttttatatattagaGTGAAAGAGTACCATGTGAAACGGAGTCTATCTTTCCTTAGGTCCTGCAAACTATGTAGctttatatatgtttttttACTCCTACACAATAATCAACAGATCCTGGAGGTTAAACTCGAAATTAGTCATATTTAGGGATGGCTCATCACGAGCAGCCAAGTTAATTAATTATCTTGATGATgcgctttctttttgtgCAGTGGAAAAAGTTTTCGTCAGTGCGCATAATAGATTGTATTACTTTGACTATAACTTACGTATATACGTTTTGCCATCTACCACCTGCAATAACGGCCTAAAGGAAtccaaaaaaggaagagcaAGCAAGATAACACTGAATTTGGTTTTCGGctgttatttttatgtCCGCTGATTTATGCGGTTTTCCATCGTTccatttttcctttagtGCTCTCCATCGATCCGGCAGCTTCCAAAGTCGGGTCAATGGAGCGCTTGATTATAATTGCTTTTCGAATTAAAGGATATCTTGCGGGTAACTTTCTCACCGTGCGGGTAATATTCTACAATGCGTCAGGAAATGTTTGGTTATGCGATTTTGTGACGCATTACCGACCGTTCTTTCTGTAGTAGTTGTCAAAGTTCAACTCTTATTTATGCTTATTCTCTTTGTGATAATTCCTTATCATtaagttgaagaaggagaatagataaaataattcaaaaagattgTTGGTATTTCCACGAAATACGAactaaaaatgaaaatgcagTTAAATGGAGTTACTTTACAAAGTATCATCGGGCTTTTTTGCGTAAGCCAGCTTGTTCAGGGAGAAGCTAATCCAGTGGGTTTGAAACAGAtagattttcaatttcccGTATTGGAAAGAGCCGCTACAAAAACTCCTTTCCCAGACTGGCTTACTGCATTTACCGGATTGAAGGAATGGCCAGGATTAGACCCTCCTTACATTCCTTTAGattttattaattttgATGGAATTCCTGATTATGAGCCATACGATCAAAACCATTGCAATCTTGTTCCAAGAGAGTCGTGTTCTTTCGATTGCCATCATTGTATTGGGCACGATGATGTATATACATGCTCCAAGCTTTCTCAAACATTCGATGATGGGCCTTCTCCTTCTACTACCAAACTGTTGGATCAACTGGAGCATAAATCCACATTCTTCAATTTAGGCATCAATATTGTCCAACACCCGGAAATCTATCATAGAATGCAAAGAGAGGGGCATTTGATCGGCTCACATACTTGGTCTCACGCATATTTGCCAAACATCTCAAATGAAAAGATCATAGCCCAAATTGAATGGTCCATTTGGGCAATGAATGCTACCGGCAGTCATACACCCAAATGGTTCAGACCCCCCTATGGTGGAATAGACGACAGAGTAAGGGCAATCACAAGGCAATTCGGTTTACAAGCTGTTTTATGGGATCATGACACTTTTGATTGGAGCCTTCTCCTGAACAATTCTCCAACAACTGAGCAAGAAATTCTCCAGAACGTGGTAAACTggaacaaatcaaaaacagGATTGATATTAGAACATGATTCAACAGAAAAAACCGTCGATCTGGCCATTAAAATCAATCAACTAATAGGTGACGATCAGTCAACAGTTTCTCAATGTGTCGGCGGAATCGATTACATTAAGGAATTCTTGTCCTAACTTTCAAGAAAGGAGATAATTCATTGTTCTTTGTGAAGAAATTGCTTtcatattttatatatagGCATGGATCAACATCGTTATTCTcttaagaaaaaacagttGCTttaatatgtatatatatatgctccattttcaattacATTTTTACTTCAGAGACATGATAAgtcttttttcatcagtACTATCCAGCTGCAATAACATGGAAATGACAGGTAGCAATTGATTCCGTTGTTCCTTATGCTCCAAGAATCCCAAcaaaacattttttatatatgcaattttttcatttttctcgGAGTTCAATTCTAATGGACCTGCTGATTGTATTTCGGCTAACGTGGGCGGATGAGAGTCATTGGCTGATAAGGGATTGCCGTTTCCGTTAGTTGAAGAACTAAGCGAACTACATCTACTGACCCCTCCTGAATTATCACTGTGTTGTCTTTCCTTCAAAGTACTCAATTGGGAGGACAGCGAACGATAATTCTTCAGCAGTCGATCAAGTTTCTTATTAAGttcattattcaaattcataAGATTCTCATTAGTTGATTGCAGCTcggaatttttttcatcagcCCTAGCTAATGCGAGTTTCAAATTGAGTGTAATCTGCTCTAACTGAGTAGAATCATCTGATGTAGCCTGAGTTTTGCGCTTGATATTACTATTAGCAAGATTCAATGCCTTCACCTCTGAttttaattctttttcgCGAAGCTTCAGTGCGTGTATTTCCGATTTTAACTCGGCTGCATTATGCTTCCATTCTTGTAACTCACTGGcttttcttgatgtttGTAAATTTAATTCTGCCTCCAATTTACTCTTCTCATCAGTCAAATAGGCTATTTTGTTTTCCAgctctttttgttttcccGAATCATCCACCTGACTATCCGAGACCAATCTCCTTAGGGTGTTCGCTTCCCTAGTTTTGTCCTGAACAATGTTGGTGTACTCGCTCAACTCATCTTCTAAAGATAAAATCTTTTTAGTTGACTCCTTCAATTTGACATTTAATTCTTCACATTGGCGTTTGATAGTGTCGATATGTTCATTCGAGTTACTCTTCACATTTTGCAATGTATTATATTTCTCTTGCAAAATATTTAACCTCTCAGATAgtttaccattttctttcagatACATTTCGTAAGAATTACCATTCTTTGCAATGTCATTATGCAGGGtttcgttttccttttttagTAAGTCCAGCTTATTAGACATTTTaacgttttctttttggagTTGTTCTGTTGATTTTTCAGCTGCATCCTTTTGCTCGCTAAATTGTTTAACCTGCTCCTCCAAGTAACCCACAGTTTTGTCCTTCTGCTTATAAGAGATCCTCAAGGAAGTGAGTTCCTTTGTTAGGTTTGACCTCTCACATGTAAGTTGAGATATCTCTTCATTCAATTTAGCCACTTTTTTCTGTAATACAGCAtgctcttcttctttttcggCGCTTGAGGTTTTCAAGTGCTCCGCTTCCTTATTTAGTGAatctattttatttttcaactcaATAATTTTAGTTTCGTAGGCCTCGATCATGGATGCATTTTTGTGACGCAAATTGTCGAGCTCCAGCTTAACAGCTTttacttcttcaaattgcTTATTAGTAGATTCTTTTATCTGGTCTTTGGCATCTACGAGTTCGTTTCCTACAACCCTTAGCATGTCTCTcacttcttccaattctgaattcttttctttcaaggACTTCTTCGTTTCAGTTAACTTGACATTCAAATTTTCGAGTTCTTTTGCTGATTTTTCGAGCTGTGAGTTTTCCAGTTCTTTAGCGTTCtttatttctctttctatTTCCTCATATTTCTGTTTCCAGTCTTCACAATCCtcgtatttttcttgcaagGCCTGCAAATCttccttgattttttcgtattcttcaaaattaatTACGTTATCAGGGGTTTCCTCCTTATTTGCATCATAGACACTTGCACTTCCCCGGTTTTTCTTTCCCttgtttctgttttttttccttctatTATTGTTTCCAACATTTTGATTAAATGCCATGGTATTTGAAGCATCTTTCAAGCGATTTTCCAGATCATTTAGCTTCTcctcctttttcttcaaagtaGTGTTCAATTCTGTCAACTTCGAGGAGCCCTCTTCCATTATGGCATTATTTGATGTCAACCTTTCCTCTAATTCagttattttcaattgtttACCTTCAAGGGAGTGATTCTTGGCAGCTAAGTCTTCTtttaatttggaaaaaaattccttaTCATCTCGTTTTCTATTCTCTCTCTCTTCCTTTAACTGACTTTCCAATGCTGCTACTTGTTCTCTTAAATCTGAAATGGTGATATCTTTATCCTTCTGTAAAATAGCCGATTCATTATTCAGAGcatttatattcttttctagGACGTCTATCTCATTTTTATAATCTTGctcttttttcagaaattcttcctctttATCTCTTAGAGTGTCCCCAGAGACACTTTCTGGCACCACCTCAGAATTCTGCTTTGTTAATCTCTTGATCTCTTCATTTAATAAGctatttttgttgtttagatcttgaaaaaaagctgGTAACGTATCAACTGCATCATCAATATTCGAAATGGGTGTATTTTCCGCTAGGATCTTTCCGACAGCCTCAAACTTTTCGgattttaatttttcatttttgtaaGCCGAAAGTAACAAAGGATATTTTTGTTCGTACTTATCAAACTTCCTTAATTTCGCTTGTATTTCTTTTGGCAAGCCACTTTTATCATCCTCAATTTGTTGTTCCGATGAGGTAGAGCTTATGTCATCGGCTAAACCCTTAGCTAATTCATCAGTCAGGTTCTTACCAATTTGTGACAGTTGTTTAAACATTGAATTGGTAAGgttgttcttgttccttAAATATGATCACTACACgtctattttcttttcatttggCGTCTGGCACACTTACCATAcataatcttcttctatttGCTTGATCTGAAAAATCACAGGTAAGCGAGTTCGGGTAACAAGTTTCCGGTGAATGTCAGCATTTTTGAGGATATCGagtttcttccaattcacGATTCAAAAATTAAGCTGGATCAATAACTTACTTGACCTGGTGtcataaaatatataaatgtatatatataaaaaaaagcgaACTTTATTAAAAAAGAGCTGCTAATGAAACACTCAAAAACCttcaaagataaaaaaaattcttcctGTATAATTAAATATAGTCACGAAgagtataaaaaaaagcagcCATCTTGAATAAGTGAGCgtaacaaaaacaaatagaAAGCTAAAGTTCTTTTTGACCGGTGTAGTATATCAACTTTTATCGAAATAATCTGGAAGGAGGTTTCTTCTTGCCGAGTTTCAAGAAGCTGCCATTTTTATCATCCGTAAATTCGCTTAGAAATTTTGCGGTTTTGGTACCACTTGCTGTGGCAGAATGTGTGCTACCTTTTGTATTTCCTGATCTAGGTTCCATCTGCAATGATAACTGATACTGCTTTTCAATGTGCGGAACATTTTCCAAGGATGCCTCTATAACGGTCTGAATATCATCCAGTCGTTTCAGTTTATAGTGAAATCTTTTAAAGCTGATTATTTCCTCTACAATATTAGCAATCTTAGTCCTCTTGCTAAAATTTATTATGTTGGTTGAATTATGGAGAAAATCCGGGTTTCCAACAAATGTAAACGTTAAATCGGATAGGTATACGCCAAAAAAGGGGACACATGCGACATCTGTTACCGACCGCAACAGCTCCCTATACTTTACAAAATTCCTCTTGGAATCCATAAGGTTGttcaaattctttaaaaGGTGTTTCGATTCCGTGGAAACTAAATCCCATGTCTTTTTCAATCTATAGATTGGAGAGGAATACAAGGCAGAAACGATGGCggtcattgaagaaaaattattcagCTCCTTACAGTGTTGCGCAACGGTGACAAAATACTGCGTTAATCTGGAACGTGTTTTAACATCTGTCTGTTTTACAATCGTATGAGAGACAAAGTTGGTCAGTGTGTTAGCATTTGCTATAAATTTCGTAATGTTTTGAGAACCACCCATATTACAGTATTTTGTACCCCACGCCCTATCTAAGCATTCGAACATTGTGATTCTAAGGTACAGGTCATGTTCAAGTACAGTCAATTGTGTAGCATATGTATACGGATCAATATCCAAAagcttcaatttttttaatctAAAAAATGCGGAAGAGGCAGAAGATGGCAAAGCGGACGAAGACAGATGTATCGGCGATTTGTTGTCACGTTTCGCCGTTGGAACGGCTACTGGCAATACATCCTGTTGCTTAAAGTCCACTGCCtctttgtcattttcatttattagTTTTTCGTTTATCCTTTGCAGGAGATCTTCTGCCCCCGGTATCTTCTCAGATACAACCATC
This genomic window from Saccharomyces kudriavzevii IFO 1802 strain IFO1802 genome assembly, chromosome: 12 contains:
- the DPA10 gene encoding Dpa10p (similar to Saccharomyces cerevisiae YLR307C-A; ancestral locus Anc_4.48) → MTLRTISMITKNLRLTSKSFTPKSSPPSTTIPVIKEPGITQCRRMTTVNNIASLKGYSPVSKTVHDKPIVICTDNEEVETVSEHVKV
- the IMH1 gene encoding Imh1p (similar to Saccharomyces cerevisiae IMH1 (YLR309C); ancestral locus Anc_4.46) — its product is MFKQLSQIGKNLTDELAKGLADDISSTSSEQQIEDDKSGLPKEIQAKLRKFDKYEQKYPLLLSAYKNEKLKSEKFEAVGKILAENTPISNIDDAVDTLPAFFQDLNNKNSLLNEEIKRLTKQNSEVVPESVSGDTLRDKEEEFLKKEQDYKNEIDVLEKNINALNNESAILQKDKDITISDLREQVAALESQLKEERENRKRDDKEFFSKLKEDLAAKNHSLEGKQLKITELEERLTSNNAIMEEGSSKLTELNTTLKKKEEKLNDLENRLKDASNTMAFNQNVGNNNRRKKNRNKGKKNRGSASVYDANKEETPDNVINFEEYEKIKEDLQALQEKYEDCEDWKQKYEEIEREIKNAKELENSQLEKSAKELENLNVKLTETKKSLKEKNSELEEVRDMLRVVGNELVDAKDQIKESTNKQFEEVKAVKLELDNLRHKNASMIEAYETKIIELKNKIDSLNKEAEHLKTSSAEKEEEHAVLQKKVAKLNEEISQLTCERSNLTKELTSLRISYKQKDKTVGYLEEQVKQFSEQKDAAEKSTEQLQKENVKMSNKLDLLKKENETLHNDIAKNGNSYEMYLKENGKLSERLNILQEKYNTLQNVKSNSNEHIDTIKRQCEELNVKLKESTKKILSLEDELSEYTNIVQDKTREANTLRRLVSDSQVDDSGKQKELENKIAYLTDEKSKLEAELNLQTSRKASELQEWKHNAAELKSEIHALKLREKELKSEVKALNLANSNIKRKTQATSDDSTQLEQITLNLKLALARADEKNSELQSTNENLMNLNNELNKKLDRLLKNYRSLSSQLSTLKERQHSDNSGGVSRCSSLSSSTNGNGNPLSANDSHPPTLAEIQSAGPLELNSEKNEKIAYIKNVLLGFLEHKEQRNQLLPVISMLLQLDSTDEKRLIMSLK
- the CDA2 gene encoding chitin deacetylase CDA2 (similar to Saccharomyces cerevisiae CDA2 (YLR308W); ancestral locus Anc_4.47) — its product is MKMQLNGVTLQSIIGLFCVSQLVQGEANPVGLKQIDFQFPVLERAATKTPFPDWLTAFTGLKEWPGLDPPYIPLDFINFDGIPDYEPYDQNHCNLVPRESCSFDCHHCIGHDDVYTCSKLSQTFDDGPSPSTTKLLDQLEHKSTFFNLGINIVQHPEIYHRMQREGHLIGSHTWSHAYLPNISNEKIIAQIEWSIWAMNATGSHTPKWFRPPYGGIDDRVRAITRQFGLQAVLWDHDTFDWSLLLNNSPTTEQEILQNVVNWNKSKTGLILEHDSTEKTVDLAIKINQLIGDDQSTVSQCVGGIDYIKEFLS